From Marinoscillum sp. 108, a single genomic window includes:
- a CDS encoding methylmalonyl-CoA mutase family protein, which translates to MSQTIAPYKPVNHIRIVTAASLFDGHDAAINIMRRIIQSTGCEVIHLGHNRSVQEIVDCAIQEDAQAIAITSYQGGHVEYFKYMYDLLKERGASQIKIFGGGGGTILPEEIKELHEYGITRIYAPDDGREMGLQGMINDLVKTSDFPVGENLNGQLKKLDKKDVNAIARVISAAENYPEENIGLLDEIRKSMDAKKIAPVLGITGTGGAGKSSLVDELVRRFLLDFEDKNIAVISVDPSKRKTGGALLGDRIRMNSIFSDRVYMRSLATRQSNLALSKYVKDAVDITKAAGFDLIILETSGIGQSDTEITDHSDMALYVMTPEYGAATQLEKIDMLDFADVIALNKFDKRGALDALRDVKKQYKRNHGLWETPDEELPVYGTIASQFNDPGMNQLYRAIIDALSKKTGADLKSGFETTQEMSEKIYIIPPKRTRYLSEISETIRDFNETVEKQKEIAQKLYGLDKSLEVMRAMDKEAAIQAIEEAKSQLELDLDPHNKKLLEEWEAKKANYAGEQFTYEVRGKKIEVETTSETLSHSKIPKVSLPRYEAWGDVLKWSLQENVPGEFPYTAGVFPFKRKGEDPTRMFAGEGGPERTNKRFHYVSHGLPAARLSTAFDSVTLYGEDPDHRPDIYGKIGNSGVSICSLDDAKKLYSGFNLCDPTTSVSMTINGPAATIAAFFMNAAIDQQCELYIKEKGLEQEVEAKIKKIYDQLGSERPTYKGDLPAGHDGLGLMLLGVTGEDVLPREVYEEIKARTLSSVRGTVQADILKEDQAQNTCIFSTEFSLRLMGDVQQYFIDHAVRNFYSVSISGYHIAEAGANPITQLAFTLANGFTFVEYYLSRGMDINKFAPNLSFFFSNGVDAEYAVIGRVARRIWAKAMKIKYGANERSQMLKYHIQTSGRSLHAQEIDFNDIRTTLQALYAIYDNCNSLHTNAYDEAITTPTEHSVRRAMAIQLIINNELGLAKNENPMQGSFITEELTDLVEEAVMVEFDRITERGGVLGAMESMYQRGKIQEESLYYETKKHNGDLPIIGVNTFLSSTGSPTITPDEVIRATEDEKQAQITNLNALHHRNESKSAAALQKLQNVALNNGNTFAQLMESTKYCSLGQITHAMFEVGGQYRRNM; encoded by the coding sequence ATGTCTCAGACCATTGCTCCTTACAAACCCGTCAATCACATTAGGATCGTCACTGCTGCCTCGCTGTTTGATGGCCACGATGCTGCCATCAACATCATGCGTCGGATCATTCAGTCTACGGGCTGCGAGGTGATCCACCTGGGCCACAACCGCTCCGTGCAGGAGATCGTTGATTGCGCCATTCAGGAGGATGCGCAGGCCATCGCTATCACCAGCTATCAGGGTGGGCATGTGGAGTACTTCAAGTACATGTATGACCTGCTGAAGGAGCGTGGTGCCAGCCAGATCAAGATCTTTGGCGGTGGTGGAGGTACTATTCTTCCCGAGGAGATCAAAGAGCTCCATGAGTATGGGATCACGCGCATCTATGCGCCAGATGATGGGCGAGAAATGGGCTTGCAGGGCATGATCAACGACCTGGTAAAAACCAGTGATTTCCCGGTAGGAGAAAACCTCAACGGGCAGCTCAAAAAGCTGGACAAAAAGGATGTCAATGCCATAGCCAGGGTGATTTCGGCTGCTGAAAATTACCCGGAGGAAAACATAGGGCTGCTGGATGAAATTCGCAAGAGCATGGATGCGAAGAAGATCGCCCCGGTCTTAGGAATCACCGGTACCGGGGGTGCTGGTAAATCTTCCCTGGTGGATGAGTTGGTGCGTAGATTTTTGCTGGATTTTGAAGATAAAAATATCGCCGTGATCTCTGTCGATCCGTCTAAGCGGAAAACCGGAGGAGCACTGCTTGGTGACCGTATCCGGATGAACTCGATCTTCAGTGATCGGGTATATATGCGCTCACTGGCCACACGGCAGTCTAACCTCGCGCTTTCCAAATATGTGAAAGATGCCGTGGACATCACCAAGGCGGCCGGTTTTGACCTGATCATCCTCGAGACCTCCGGTATCGGTCAGTCTGATACCGAAATCACCGATCACTCAGACATGGCCCTGTATGTGATGACCCCCGAGTATGGAGCAGCCACTCAGCTGGAAAAGATCGATATGCTCGACTTTGCGGATGTCATTGCCCTCAATAAGTTTGACAAGCGTGGCGCGCTGGATGCGCTTCGGGATGTCAAAAAGCAATACAAGCGCAACCATGGGCTTTGGGAAACACCGGATGAAGAACTACCCGTGTATGGAACCATCGCCAGCCAGTTTAACGACCCGGGCATGAACCAACTTTACCGGGCCATCATCGATGCGCTGTCCAAAAAGACAGGTGCCGATCTGAAGTCAGGCTTTGAGACCACTCAGGAGATGTCGGAGAAGATCTACATCATTCCACCAAAGCGAACCCGCTATTTGTCGGAGATTTCTGAAACCATCCGGGATTTCAATGAGACGGTAGAAAAACAAAAAGAGATTGCTCAGAAACTTTACGGATTGGATAAATCCCTGGAGGTGATGAGGGCGATGGATAAAGAAGCCGCCATACAGGCCATAGAGGAGGCTAAGTCACAGCTGGAACTCGATCTGGATCCGCACAATAAGAAACTACTGGAAGAATGGGAAGCCAAGAAGGCCAACTATGCCGGGGAGCAATTTACCTACGAAGTACGAGGCAAGAAAATAGAGGTGGAAACCACCAGTGAGACGCTTTCGCACTCCAAAATCCCCAAGGTGAGCCTGCCGAGGTACGAGGCCTGGGGCGATGTGCTGAAGTGGAGTCTGCAGGAAAACGTGCCCGGTGAATTTCCGTACACAGCCGGAGTGTTTCCGTTCAAAAGAAAAGGGGAAGACCCCACCCGGATGTTTGCGGGAGAGGGTGGACCCGAAAGGACCAACAAGCGGTTTCATTATGTATCTCACGGATTGCCTGCGGCGAGATTGTCTACCGCTTTCGATTCGGTGACGCTTTACGGAGAAGACCCGGATCACAGGCCAGATATTTATGGCAAGATTGGGAACTCAGGAGTGAGCATTTGCAGCCTGGATGATGCCAAGAAATTGTATTCCGGATTTAACCTGTGCGATCCTACCACCTCGGTTTCTATGACCATCAATGGCCCTGCTGCCACCATTGCAGCATTTTTTATGAATGCCGCCATCGATCAGCAGTGTGAGCTGTACATCAAAGAAAAAGGACTGGAGCAGGAAGTAGAGGCGAAAATCAAGAAGATATATGATCAGTTGGGCAGTGAGCGCCCTACTTACAAGGGTGATTTGCCGGCAGGTCACGACGGGCTTGGCTTGATGCTTCTTGGAGTCACCGGAGAGGATGTTCTGCCCAGGGAGGTTTATGAAGAGATCAAAGCAAGAACGCTTTCCAGTGTGCGCGGTACAGTGCAGGCAGATATCCTCAAGGAGGATCAGGCACAAAATACCTGCATTTTTTCCACAGAGTTTTCACTGCGTTTGATGGGAGATGTGCAGCAGTATTTCATTGATCATGCCGTACGTAATTTTTATTCGGTATCCATTTCCGGATACCACATTGCCGAGGCGGGGGCCAACCCCATCACTCAGCTCGCCTTTACACTGGCCAACGGGTTCACTTTCGTGGAATATTACCTTTCCCGCGGAATGGACATCAACAAGTTTGCTCCAAACCTGAGTTTCTTCTTCTCCAATGGGGTAGATGCTGAATACGCGGTGATTGGACGTGTAGCGCGAAGGATTTGGGCGAAAGCCATGAAAATAAAATACGGGGCCAACGAGCGTTCGCAGATGCTGAAATACCACATTCAGACTTCTGGCCGTTCGCTGCATGCTCAGGAGATTGATTTCAATGACATCCGCACCACCTTGCAGGCTTTGTATGCGATATATGACAACTGTAACTCGCTACATACCAATGCCTACGATGAGGCCATTACCACACCTACCGAGCATTCGGTGCGCAGGGCGATGGCCATTCAGCTGATCATCAACAATGAGTTGGGGCTGGCCAAAAATGAGAATCCAATGCAGGGTTCATTCATTACCGAAGAACTGACTGATCTGGTGGAAGAAGCCGTGATGGTGGAGTTTGACCGGATCACAGAAAGGGGCGGTGTGCTCGGGGCCATGGAGAGCATGTATCAGCGTGGTAAAATCCAGGAGGAAAGTCTCTACTACGAAACCAAGAAGCACAATGGTGACCTGCCGATAATCGGAGTGAACACTTTCTTGTCTTCCACAGGATCGCCGACTATCACTCCAGACGAGGTGATCAGGGCGACAGAAGACGAAAAGCAGGCTCAGATCACCAATCTCAATGCACTTCATCACCGCAATGAAAGCAAGTCTGCAGCGGCCCTGCAGAAGTTACAGAATGTGGCCCTGAACAATGGAAACACCTTTGCGCAGTTGATGGAGAGTACCAAGTATTGCTCTTTGGGTCAGATTACCCATGCCATGTTTGAGGTAGGAGGTCAGTACCGAAGGAATATGTAA
- a CDS encoding Pr6Pr family membrane protein, whose protein sequence is MRKKWSLFLAGIAWVAVLTQYFLMVENRVASVGETTIRFFSFFTILTNSLVAIYFTWWILLHKKENPSMLNKPGTLTALTVYITIVGLVYQILLRPIWEPTGIQLVVDELLHSVIPVAVIVCWYLFEDKSLVSYRQIPQWLIYPLIYLVYILIRGNGSGFYPYPFVDVGSLGLSKVLINAMGLMVLFVGISALYIKVGKSVRRNQ, encoded by the coding sequence ATGAGGAAAAAATGGTCGTTGTTTTTGGCAGGCATAGCTTGGGTAGCTGTATTGACTCAATACTTTTTAATGGTTGAGAACAGGGTAGCTTCGGTGGGTGAAACAACCATCCGATTCTTTAGTTTTTTTACCATTCTGACCAATTCGCTGGTGGCGATTTATTTTACCTGGTGGATTCTCCTGCATAAAAAGGAAAATCCCTCCATGCTCAATAAGCCCGGCACGCTAACTGCCCTCACGGTTTATATTACCATTGTTGGACTTGTTTATCAAATTCTTTTGCGGCCTATTTGGGAGCCTACCGGAATCCAGCTGGTAGTTGATGAGCTCCTTCATTCTGTGATACCCGTTGCGGTCATTGTTTGCTGGTATTTGTTTGAGGACAAATCATTGGTGTCCTACCGACAAATACCACAATGGCTCATTTATCCTTTGATTTACCTGGTGTACATACTCATCAGGGGCAATGGCTCTGGGTTCTACCCCTATCCTTTTGTGGATGTGGGGAGTCTCGGCCTTTCGAAAGTATTGATCAATGCCATGGGCCTGATGGTCTTATTCGTTGGGATATCGGCATTGTATATTAAAGTGGGGAAGTCAGTAAGGCGCAATCAGTAG
- a CDS encoding DUF1080 domain-containing protein — protein MLSSVMYLVLSALLFAQNSGMKPLPFEDLSAFQSQSGNWQIVGDVMMDPTVDVHAQPPLDKKKKKKSEAPPRPITSVSGTGVLLNMPDDDKKSHLVTNWEHGDIALEVEVMIPKGSNSGLYLQGRYEIQLCDSWGVKTARFSDIGGIYRNWEQNPETSYMGKAPLVNAAKAPGLWQKLEVVFKAPRFDASGNKIANARVISTTLNGVKIHDNVEIPRPTGGPLVNDEVAMGPIMIQGDHGPVAFRNFRYKLIGDLDIRMEDLNFEVHHGPFETESEVKESAVVKSGSISALTYEVAGKENEYGIVFTGKLTVPETTDYFFDMVYGGIGNLKIDGASIGDGWGGLSASTSLQAGSHSVEVVLFKAQSWVRSSLSLVVSTTNSYPVALHSFSSSPPGSNLVPPILIQPKSEVRLLRAFLDFKGDRSQRLTHTIGVGEPDRIHYIYDLNAGNLVCVWKGDFVDATPMWHDRGDGSFRPIGMLQYLFSGPSLAVLDTPGQGFPSSSTDLISKGYKLDYASQRPTFLYEYKGAEVSDQIVPDEEAKYFIREVVVSNPSPNTYLKVAEGRKIELLPNGWYAVDDKQYYINIQSGQVPSVRSKGDVQELILPVDTTPIQYSLTW, from the coding sequence ATGCTGAGTTCAGTCATGTACTTGGTGTTGTCAGCCCTTCTTTTTGCCCAGAACAGTGGCATGAAACCATTGCCATTCGAAGATCTTTCTGCTTTTCAGAGCCAATCCGGCAACTGGCAGATCGTAGGTGATGTGATGATGGACCCCACCGTAGATGTTCATGCTCAGCCACCTTTAGACAAGAAAAAGAAAAAGAAAAGTGAAGCCCCTCCTCGGCCAATTACCTCAGTTTCCGGAACGGGCGTGCTTCTTAACATGCCAGATGATGACAAGAAGAGTCATTTGGTCACCAATTGGGAGCATGGAGACATTGCTCTGGAGGTGGAGGTGATGATCCCCAAAGGATCTAACTCCGGCCTTTATCTTCAGGGTAGATATGAAATTCAGCTTTGCGATAGCTGGGGCGTAAAGACCGCCCGTTTTTCAGATATAGGAGGGATTTACCGCAACTGGGAGCAGAATCCTGAAACCAGTTATATGGGAAAAGCACCTTTAGTCAATGCGGCCAAGGCCCCCGGTCTTTGGCAGAAACTGGAGGTAGTTTTTAAAGCACCAAGGTTTGATGCGAGTGGAAATAAAATTGCCAATGCACGTGTTATTTCTACCACGCTAAATGGAGTAAAAATCCATGACAATGTGGAAATCCCCAGACCGACAGGCGGTCCATTGGTGAATGACGAGGTAGCCATGGGGCCAATCATGATTCAGGGTGACCATGGGCCGGTGGCTTTCAGGAACTTCCGATATAAGCTCATTGGCGATCTGGACATTCGAATGGAAGACCTGAACTTTGAGGTGCATCACGGCCCCTTTGAGACAGAGTCGGAAGTGAAGGAATCTGCCGTGGTGAAAAGCGGAAGCATCTCCGCACTGACCTATGAAGTGGCCGGGAAAGAAAACGAATATGGGATAGTCTTCACAGGGAAACTTACAGTGCCGGAAACCACCGATTATTTCTTCGACATGGTATACGGGGGGATTGGAAATCTTAAGATTGATGGAGCATCCATTGGTGATGGCTGGGGAGGCTTGTCGGCAAGTACTTCTCTGCAAGCAGGATCACACTCCGTAGAAGTGGTGCTTTTCAAAGCTCAAAGTTGGGTGCGGAGCAGTCTAAGCTTGGTGGTTTCTACAACCAATTCTTACCCGGTGGCTTTGCATAGCTTCAGTTCTTCTCCTCCGGGTAGCAATCTGGTACCACCTATCCTGATCCAACCGAAGAGTGAGGTAAGGTTGCTTCGGGCATTTCTAGACTTCAAAGGAGATAGAAGCCAGCGACTTACCCATACCATTGGGGTGGGCGAACCGGACAGAATTCACTACATCTATGACCTGAATGCTGGCAACCTGGTGTGTGTATGGAAGGGTGATTTTGTAGACGCTACGCCTATGTGGCATGATCGGGGTGATGGTTCGTTTCGCCCAATAGGAATGCTGCAATACCTGTTTTCAGGGCCATCCTTGGCAGTACTCGATACTCCTGGTCAGGGATTTCCCTCGTCATCGACGGACCTTATTTCTAAAGGCTACAAGCTGGATTACGCTAGTCAGCGCCCCACTTTTTTGTATGAATACAAAGGCGCCGAAGTGAGCGATCAAATTGTTCCCGATGAGGAGGCAAAGTATTTTATTCGGGAGGTGGTTGTCTCAAACCCAAGCCCAAATACTTACCTGAAAGTGGCTGAAGGCCGAAAGATTGAGTTGCTTCCGAATGGATGGTATGCCGTGGATGACAAGCAGTATTATATCAATATTCAGTCGGGTCAGGTACCATCTGTCAGGAGTAAAGGTGATGTCCAAGAGCTGATCTTGCCTGTCGATACCACTCCGATCCAATATTCATTAACCTGGTAA
- a CDS encoding c-type cytochrome has protein sequence MKTLKYHFALILATLWVSLVAQPKEEDYYKIITMPVPEGILLEVGGVTTLPDGRVALSTRRGDVWLVENPYLAGGELPKYTLFASGLHESLGLAYYQNALYAAQRGELTKLVDTNGDDRADVYETIYSWPLSGHYHEYSYGPKIADDGSMFVTANVAFGDQEWWRGESRVPWRGWTMKISPSGEMEPWATGMRSPCGIGMIDDEFFYADNQGDWMGSGGVWHVAKGSFTGHPAGLRWSGESDSPVKLSQKAFFDEIDERRRFEEGRYIKPENIMDEENPLTLATAKEKFPEIRLPAVWLPHAILGISNSEILKDETQGAFGPFAGQVFVGDQGQSKIMRVVMEKVNGEFQGVAFDFKEGFQSGILRMDWGNDGSLFIGETNRGWGSAGNQNSGFERLIWTGKVPMEMKTVSARPDGFEIAFTKPVDRKLAENLDSYSGQSFTYKYHSVYGSPTINAEPLKIKGVQVAEDGLSVRLVVDNLTRYYIHEINVPGIRSADEQLPVLHPTAYYTLNSIPEGDKLPASALSTKRTSAVVPKKPAPQKPVTKLTTEVLTYEQVKPLLDKNTCSACHQVSKRVVGPAFSDIAKRRYTDKKIVELIYNPQPENWPDYSTPMAPMPQVPKEEAMKIAAWINSLKTGD, from the coding sequence ATGAAAACTTTAAAATATCATTTCGCACTTATTTTGGCCACCTTGTGGGTTTCATTGGTGGCTCAGCCAAAGGAAGAAGATTACTACAAGATCATCACCATGCCGGTGCCTGAAGGCATCCTACTGGAGGTGGGTGGTGTGACCACCTTACCTGATGGACGGGTGGCTTTGTCTACACGAAGGGGGGACGTATGGCTGGTGGAAAACCCTTATCTGGCCGGAGGTGAATTGCCGAAATACACCTTGTTTGCCTCTGGTCTGCACGAATCTCTGGGCCTGGCCTATTATCAAAATGCCCTGTACGCTGCCCAGCGTGGAGAGCTCACCAAACTGGTAGATACCAATGGTGATGATCGGGCAGATGTTTACGAAACGATTTACTCCTGGCCACTTTCGGGTCACTATCATGAATACTCCTACGGTCCTAAGATCGCGGATGATGGCAGTATGTTTGTGACCGCCAATGTGGCTTTCGGTGATCAGGAATGGTGGCGCGGTGAGAGCCGGGTACCCTGGAGAGGGTGGACGATGAAAATTTCTCCATCCGGAGAAATGGAACCCTGGGCCACCGGCATGCGCTCACCCTGTGGTATTGGTATGATTGACGATGAGTTTTTCTATGCCGACAACCAGGGCGATTGGATGGGCTCGGGAGGTGTCTGGCATGTCGCCAAAGGGAGTTTTACCGGACATCCCGCAGGGCTCAGGTGGTCAGGTGAGTCGGATTCCCCGGTGAAGCTTTCGCAGAAGGCATTTTTTGATGAAATAGACGAACGAAGGAGGTTTGAAGAGGGTAGATACATCAAGCCCGAGAATATAATGGACGAGGAGAATCCCCTCACTTTAGCCACCGCAAAGGAGAAATTTCCCGAGATCAGGTTGCCGGCGGTGTGGTTGCCACACGCCATTTTGGGGATCTCCAATTCTGAGATTTTGAAAGATGAGACCCAAGGTGCATTTGGGCCATTTGCGGGTCAGGTGTTTGTGGGTGACCAGGGTCAGAGTAAGATTATGCGCGTGGTGATGGAGAAAGTCAATGGCGAATTTCAAGGTGTGGCCTTCGATTTTAAAGAGGGTTTTCAGTCCGGGATTTTACGAATGGACTGGGGGAATGACGGATCACTTTTCATTGGTGAGACCAATAGGGGATGGGGATCAGCTGGAAATCAAAACTCCGGTTTTGAGCGACTGATTTGGACAGGAAAAGTGCCCATGGAAATGAAGACTGTTTCGGCCCGGCCAGATGGATTTGAAATAGCTTTTACCAAACCTGTGGATCGCAAACTGGCAGAAAACCTGGATAGCTATAGCGGTCAGAGCTTTACCTATAAGTATCACTCGGTCTACGGTAGCCCCACTATCAATGCAGAGCCGCTAAAGATCAAAGGGGTGCAAGTGGCTGAGGATGGATTGAGTGTGCGGCTGGTGGTGGACAATCTGACCCGGTACTATATTCATGAAATTAATGTGCCAGGCATCCGATCAGCAGATGAGCAGCTTCCTGTTTTGCATCCTACGGCCTATTATACGCTCAATAGCATTCCTGAAGGGGACAAACTGCCAGCCTCAGCGCTGAGCACCAAAAGAACTTCAGCTGTGGTGCCGAAGAAACCGGCCCCTCAAAAGCCCGTGACTAAGTTAACTACTGAAGTGCTCACCTATGAGCAGGTGAAGCCGCTGCTGGATAAGAATACCTGCAGTGCCTGTCATCAGGTGAGCAAACGTGTGGTGGGGCCGGCCTTTAGTGACATTGCCAAGCGACGCTATACGGATAAGAAAATTGTGGAGTTGATCTATAATCCTCAGCCTGAAAACTGGCCGGATTACTCCACCCCTATGGCCCCGATGCCACAGGTACCAAAGGAGGAAGCAATGAAAATCGCAGCCTGGATCAACTCATTGAAGACGGGAGACTGA
- a CDS encoding cupin domain-containing protein, with amino-acid sequence MKPLNFLIVGGMALLLYACTGDTGTHTHGLGTHTHGSATETFSIEGLVDEIKTVPDSIIEYLHAQHHSHKVLERRTVPPGYATRELKNWKEYAARLDELPVINPGPGEYVHVMEGYKNGYQNLVIGITETFPGGAPPMHTHKGEESHVLLEGTILYALGDTLFTIEAPYIVNIPPMVPHAFKNIGEKTANLVVIFPTNVWEYDVLDYFPFEEK; translated from the coding sequence ATGAAACCACTTAACTTTTTAATTGTAGGTGGAATGGCCCTCCTGCTTTACGCTTGCACCGGAGATACCGGAACCCATACGCATGGTCTGGGTACTCACACTCATGGCTCTGCCACGGAAACCTTTTCAATTGAGGGGTTGGTGGATGAGATCAAGACTGTCCCTGATTCTATTATTGAATACCTACATGCCCAACACCATTCGCATAAGGTACTGGAAAGGCGAACAGTGCCCCCGGGCTATGCGACCCGGGAGCTTAAGAACTGGAAGGAATATGCTGCCCGGCTGGATGAACTACCAGTCATTAATCCAGGCCCCGGTGAATATGTGCATGTAATGGAGGGCTATAAAAATGGCTATCAAAACCTGGTGATAGGGATTACGGAGACCTTCCCGGGAGGTGCTCCTCCAATGCACACCCACAAGGGCGAAGAGTCCCATGTGCTGCTGGAGGGCACGATTCTTTACGCACTTGGAGATACGCTTTTTACCATCGAGGCGCCATACATTGTGAATATCCCCCCAATGGTGCCCCATGCATTTAAGAACATAGGCGAGAAAACGGCCAATCTGGTGGTGATATTTCCCACGAATGTCTGGGAATATGATGTGCTCGATTACTTCCCGTTTGAAGAGAAGTGA
- a CDS encoding Fic family protein produces MEAPLFKINPDRNKPWNDLPDLPIHPNLYRTVDIMEQLGNTKSALGRLHGRSVAIPNQGILINTISLQEAKASSEIENIFTTDDELYQAYSEEGEDVHVKGAPKEVLRYREALWEGHRYLMAQGQFDQDYFIRLYRIIKQTNDGLRPPSAHIYIKQGGTGPNAGTAIYTPPRDKGIIEQKLQNLTDFVNDDEKYPIDPLIKMAIAHYQFEVIHPFRDGNGRAGRIFNINILTQKGLLDLPILFLSRYIINHKSEYYSLLAGVTQRGLWERWILYMLKAVETTANLTFNKVNDILAAKEGMMKAITDETKIRKPEQLVQMIFTQPLTKVSHLTDAKIYAEGTARNYLNQLCDLSILEKRTISGHHYYLNMELYRILSE; encoded by the coding sequence ATGGAAGCACCTCTTTTCAAAATCAACCCAGACAGAAACAAGCCCTGGAATGACTTACCGGATTTGCCCATACACCCCAACCTCTACCGAACGGTGGACATCATGGAGCAGTTGGGTAATACCAAATCTGCCCTGGGAAGGCTCCATGGACGCTCAGTAGCCATCCCCAATCAGGGAATCCTCATCAATACCATCAGTTTGCAGGAAGCCAAGGCCTCCAGTGAGATCGAAAACATCTTCACTACGGATGACGAACTGTACCAGGCCTACAGTGAAGAGGGAGAGGATGTGCATGTAAAGGGTGCACCCAAAGAGGTACTCCGCTACCGGGAGGCATTATGGGAAGGTCATCGGTATTTGATGGCGCAGGGTCAGTTTGATCAGGATTATTTCATCCGCCTGTACAGGATCATCAAGCAAACCAATGATGGCCTGCGGCCACCCAGTGCCCATATCTACATCAAGCAAGGTGGAACCGGCCCCAACGCCGGCACGGCCATTTATACTCCACCTCGTGACAAAGGGATCATCGAACAAAAGCTTCAAAACCTTACAGACTTTGTGAATGATGATGAAAAGTACCCCATAGACCCACTGATCAAGATGGCCATTGCTCATTACCAGTTTGAGGTGATCCACCCCTTTAGGGATGGAAACGGCCGTGCAGGTAGAATCTTCAACATTAACATCCTGACTCAAAAAGGACTTTTAGACCTCCCGATCCTGTTTTTGAGCCGATACATCATCAACCATAAAAGTGAATACTACTCCCTGCTGGCAGGGGTGACCCAGCGGGGACTTTGGGAACGGTGGATCCTATATATGCTCAAGGCGGTAGAGACCACAGCAAATCTGACATTCAACAAAGTCAACGACATACTGGCGGCTAAAGAAGGTATGATGAAAGCCATCACTGATGAGACCAAAATCAGGAAACCTGAGCAACTCGTGCAGATGATCTTTACTCAACCTCTCACCAAGGTGAGCCACCTCACCGATGCTAAAATCTATGCGGAGGGTACGGCCAGAAATTACCTCAATCAACTCTGTGATTTGTCCATTCTGGAAAAACGCACCATCTCAGGGCACCATTATTACCTGAATATGGAATTGTACCGGATCTTATCAGAGTGA
- a CDS encoding DUF2306 domain-containing protein yields MRRLVWFVFVFLAIGVGIYPILYFVVGERVGLLTAKSTAVLENQIWWVAFYIHISFGAFALLTGWSQFSKKIRAKNIQLHRVLGKIYLISILFAGTAGLYLALHANGGWIAQVGFSGMALSWLTTSILAYLAILKLNIEHHRIWMIRSYSLAFAAVTLRLWLPFFDIALGMGFDDSYTIISWLSWVPNLFVAQYFINRKS; encoded by the coding sequence ATGAGAAGATTAGTCTGGTTCGTTTTTGTGTTTCTGGCCATCGGTGTGGGCATCTACCCCATCCTTTACTTTGTGGTCGGTGAGCGAGTAGGATTGCTCACTGCCAAATCAACAGCAGTGCTCGAAAATCAAATTTGGTGGGTGGCATTTTATATCCATATCTCATTTGGTGCCTTTGCCCTGCTCACGGGTTGGTCACAGTTCAGTAAAAAAATACGCGCCAAAAATATCCAACTCCATCGCGTGCTTGGAAAAATCTACCTGATCAGCATTCTATTTGCGGGAACCGCCGGTCTCTATCTTGCACTTCACGCCAATGGCGGATGGATCGCACAAGTGGGATTTAGCGGGATGGCGCTGTCCTGGCTTACCACTTCCATTTTGGCTTACCTGGCCATCCTGAAATTGAACATCGAGCACCATAGGATCTGGATGATTCGGAGTTATTCGCTTGCTTTCGCAGCAGTCACCCTGCGATTGTGGCTTCCCTTCTTTGATATCGCCTTAGGGATGGGATTCGATGATTCGTACACCATCATCTCATGGCTCTCCTGGGTGCCCAACCTCTTTGTAGCCCAATATTTCATCAACAGGAAGTCCTGA